A single region of the Betta splendens chromosome 12, fBetSpl5.4, whole genome shotgun sequence genome encodes:
- the rgs3a gene encoding regulator of G-protein signaling 3a isoform X13 gives MAKDMKNRLAFLRRRNESPGSNPASKLDKSMKSVKPCPEEALKWGDSLDKLLTHKYGLAAFRAFLRTEFSEENLEFWLACEEYRKIKSQSKMASKAKKIFAEYIAIQSCKEVNLDSYTRDHTKDNLQNVTRSCFDLAQRRIYGLMEKDSYPRFLRSELYLDLINQKKPSSTSTSSSS, from the exons at GGCCAAAGACATGAAGAACCGCCTGGCTTTCCTGCGGAGGAGGAACGAATCTCCAGGAAGCAACCCGGCCAGCAAGCTAGACAAATCCATGAAGTCAGTCAA ACCCTGCCCGGAGGAAGCGCTCAAATGGGGGGACTCGCTGGACAAACTGCTGACACACAAAT atgGCCTGGCGGCGTTCAGAGCTTTCCTGCGGACGGAGTTCAGCGAGGAGAACCTGGAGTTCTGGCTGGCGTGCGAGGAGTACAGGAAGATAAAGTCGCAGTCCAAGATGGCGTCCAAAGCCAAGAAGATCTTCGCCGAGTACATCGCCATCCAGTCGTGTAAAGAG GTGAACCTGGACTCCTACACCAGAGACCACACTAAGGACAACCTGCAGAATGTGACGCGCTCCTGCTTTGACCTGGCGCAGCGGCGGATATACGGGCTGATGGAGAAAGACTCATATCCCCGCTTCCTGCGCTCAGAACTCTACTTGGACTTAATCAACCAAAAAAAGCCCAGCTCCACTtcgacctcctcctcttcgtaa
- the rgs3a gene encoding regulator of G-protein signaling 3a isoform X14 produces MKNRLAFLRRRNESPGSNPASKLDKSMKSVKPCPEEALKWGDSLDKLLTHKYGLAAFRAFLRTEFSEENLEFWLACEEYRKIKSQSKMASKAKKIFAEYIAIQSCKEVNLDSYTRDHTKDNLQNVTRSCFDLAQRRIYGLMEKDSYPRFLRSELYLDLINQKKPSSTSTSSSS; encoded by the exons ATGAAGAACCGCCTGGCTTTCCTGCGGAGGAGGAACGAATCTCCAGGAAGCAACCCGGCCAGCAAGCTAGACAAATCCATGAAGTCAGTCAA ACCCTGCCCGGAGGAAGCGCTCAAATGGGGGGACTCGCTGGACAAACTGCTGACACACAAAT atgGCCTGGCGGCGTTCAGAGCTTTCCTGCGGACGGAGTTCAGCGAGGAGAACCTGGAGTTCTGGCTGGCGTGCGAGGAGTACAGGAAGATAAAGTCGCAGTCCAAGATGGCGTCCAAAGCCAAGAAGATCTTCGCCGAGTACATCGCCATCCAGTCGTGTAAAGAG GTGAACCTGGACTCCTACACCAGAGACCACACTAAGGACAACCTGCAGAATGTGACGCGCTCCTGCTTTGACCTGGCGCAGCGGCGGATATACGGGCTGATGGAGAAAGACTCATATCCCCGCTTCCTGCGCTCAGAACTCTACTTGGACTTAATCAACCAAAAAAAGCCCAGCTCCACTtcgacctcctcctcttcgtaa